A single genomic interval of Bacillus sp. es.036 harbors:
- a CDS encoding amino acid ABC transporter ATP-binding protein: MIKVENLHKNFGNNEVLSGINTSIKKGEVVAIIGPSGSGKSTLLRCLNQLEQVSSGSIWVDDKKLTDSSTNIMDLRQTIGMVFQHFHLFPHKTVLENLIYAPMKVKGIKRDIAEAKAHELLLQVGLSMKANEYPKRLSGGQKQRVAIARALAMEPEYMLFDEPTSALDPEMVKEVLDVMKDLGQSGMTMVIVTHEMAFAREAADRILFLDEGKLVEESEPTSFFNHPKTDRAKVFLDKVL; the protein is encoded by the coding sequence GTGATTAAAGTAGAAAACCTTCACAAAAATTTCGGTAACAATGAAGTATTAAGTGGGATTAATACATCGATTAAGAAAGGTGAAGTGGTTGCGATTATAGGACCTTCTGGATCTGGTAAGTCGACTCTTCTTCGGTGTTTGAATCAACTAGAACAAGTAAGTTCTGGTTCAATATGGGTGGATGATAAGAAACTAACAGACTCATCTACAAATATCATGGACTTACGTCAGACAATTGGGATGGTCTTCCAACATTTTCATCTCTTTCCACATAAAACCGTTCTAGAAAACCTTATCTACGCACCAATGAAAGTAAAGGGAATAAAGCGAGATATTGCTGAAGCAAAAGCTCACGAGCTCCTTTTACAAGTAGGTCTATCGATGAAGGCGAATGAGTATCCAAAGCGCTTGTCTGGTGGACAAAAACAGCGTGTTGCGATTGCCAGAGCCCTAGCAATGGAGCCAGAATATATGTTGTTTGATGAACCTACATCTGCACTTGATCCTGAGATGGTTAAAGAGGTATTAGACGTCATGAAAGATCTTGGGCAATCTGGGATGACGATGGTCATCGTTACCCATGAAATGGCATTTGCAAGAGAAGCGGCAGATCGAATTTTGTTTTTAGATGAAGGAAAACTTGTTGAGGAGAGTGAACCTACTTCATTCTTTAATCACCCTAAAACAGATAGAGCAAAAGTATTCTTAGATAAGGTGTTGTAA
- a CDS encoding amino acid ABC transporter permease, whose product MNLDFGQFVPNIPYILQGILVTLKFVSVSAIVGFVLGTILALFKIGRVKMLSWLADAYTSVFRGTPLILQLLLFYHATPQLTGYDISAFEAGVLSFGLNSAAYISEIIRAGIRAVDTGQNEAAAALGIPYRPMMKDIILPQAMKNILPALMNEFITLTKESAIVSVIGVFDIMRRSQIVAAEKFKYFEPLLIAGIIYYLLVMILTLIGKIVERRMSRSD is encoded by the coding sequence ATGAATTTGGATTTCGGTCAATTCGTGCCTAATATTCCCTACATCCTGCAAGGAATATTGGTCACGTTAAAGTTTGTTAGTGTTTCAGCTATAGTAGGATTTGTACTCGGCACAATACTTGCATTATTTAAAATCGGGCGAGTAAAGATGCTTAGTTGGCTAGCTGATGCTTATACATCTGTTTTCAGAGGTACCCCTCTTATCTTACAGTTATTATTATTTTATCATGCAACACCTCAGTTAACGGGTTATGATATTTCAGCTTTTGAAGCGGGTGTTCTCTCATTTGGTCTCAACTCTGCCGCCTATATATCTGAGATAATACGAGCAGGAATTCGTGCCGTAGACACTGGACAAAATGAAGCTGCCGCCGCCCTGGGTATTCCTTATCGTCCAATGATGAAGGATATTATCTTGCCGCAAGCTATGAAAAATATTTTACCTGCCCTTATGAATGAGTTTATTACATTAACAAAAGAATCTGCGATTGTTTCTGTTATTGGTGTATTTGATATTATGAGACGAAGTCAGATTGTGGCTGCTGAGAAATTCAAATACTTTGAACCGTTACTAATTGCAGGGATTATTTACTATTTGCTTGTTATGATTTTAACGCTGATAGGAAAAATAGTCGAAAGGAGAATGAGTCGCAGTGATTAA
- a CDS encoding transporter substrate-binding domain-containing protein: MKKKWLIVIVGLFMVMGLAACGSSNEDASQDDGANSEKTLVMGTSADYPPFEYIDSAQGEEIIGFDVDIASYIADELGYNVEIKDMDFSGLITALSSERVDFVLAGMTPTEERKENVDFSDIYYSANHMIVSSTDNEMVKPEDLDGAKVGVQLGSIQEDKANELKESGIEMEIVTLNRIPELIQELKSGRYDAIIIEDTVAKGYLESNDDLTGENLPNTEEAGSAVAFPKDSELTNEFNEVIKEMKDNGKMDELIEKWFGQDTVE, encoded by the coding sequence ATGAAGAAAAAATGGTTAATCGTGATAGTAGGATTATTTATGGTTATGGGACTTGCTGCATGCGGGTCTTCAAATGAAGATGCAAGCCAAGATGATGGCGCGAATTCAGAAAAAACTCTCGTAATGGGCACTTCTGCTGACTATCCGCCGTTTGAATATATTGATTCTGCGCAAGGAGAAGAGATTATTGGATTTGATGTAGATATCGCCAGTTACATCGCTGATGAATTAGGCTATAACGTTGAGATAAAGGATATGGATTTTAGTGGACTAATTACTGCATTAAGTAGTGAGCGTGTCGATTTTGTTCTTGCAGGGATGACGCCTACAGAAGAGCGTAAGGAGAACGTTGACTTCTCGGATATTTATTATTCAGCTAACCATATGATCGTCTCTTCAACGGATAATGAAATGGTAAAACCTGAAGATCTCGATGGAGCAAAAGTAGGGGTTCAACTCGGCTCAATTCAAGAAGACAAAGCTAACGAATTAAAAGAAAGTGGAATCGAAATGGAAATCGTCACGTTAAATCGTATTCCAGAACTGATTCAAGAACTTAAATCAGGACGTTATGATGCCATTATTATTGAAGATACTGTAGCAAAAGGCTACTTAGAAAGTAATGACGATCTCACTGGTGAGAATCTTCCTAATACAGAAGAGGCGGGGTCAGCTGTCGCTTTCCCGAAAGATAGTGAGTTAACGAACGAGTTTAACGAAGTAATTAAGGAAATGAAGGATAATGGTAAGATGGACGAGCTTATCGAAAAGTGGTTTGGACAGGACACCGTAGAATAA
- a CDS encoding BrxA/BrxB family bacilliredoxin: MSMDFNLFMNDVVATAREEIKAAGYKELTTPEEVEEVVTSKGTTLVMVNSVCGCAGGVARPAARIAINNEKTPDNLVTVFAGQDKEATAKARSYFTGFAPSSPSFAILKDGEIINMVERHEIEGSDPEEVSGMLQYLFNKYC, translated from the coding sequence ATGTCAATGGACTTTAATCTATTTATGAATGATGTTGTCGCGACAGCTCGTGAAGAGATCAAAGCAGCAGGATATAAAGAATTAACAACACCTGAAGAGGTAGAAGAGGTTGTGACAAGTAAAGGAACGACACTTGTGATGGTCAACTCAGTATGTGGTTGTGCAGGAGGCGTTGCGCGTCCTGCTGCAAGGATCGCGATCAATAACGAGAAAACACCTGATAATCTTGTAACGGTTTTTGCCGGTCAAGATAAAGAAGCAACAGCAAAAGCACGTTCTTATTTTACAGGGTTTGCACCATCTTCTCCTTCGTTTGCTATTCTAAAAGACGGAGAAATCATTAACATGGTAGAACGTCATGAAATCGAAGGAAGCGATCCTGAAGAAGTATCCGGAATGTTACAATATTTATTCAATAAATATTGCTAA
- a CDS encoding dihydrolipoamide acetyltransferase family protein, with protein sequence MAVEKILMPQLGESVTEGTIEKWLVEVGDTVNKYDPIAEVNTDKVNAEVPSSYSGVIKELVAGEGDTIEVGELVCYIDVEGGAAKEEKQEESTGQQAIENISEEKKEQDEDQPMKRRYSPAVLRMSQENNIDLEQISGSGKGGRITRKDIQKVIDSGEIPAPKQEQTPAENKKEAKSEAPKAPKAPSKSVPESKAADVPVAEGDIEIPVTGVRRAIANNMLRSKHEAPHAWTMVEVDVTNLVEYRNGIKDDFKKKEGYGLTFFAFFVKAVVEALKEFPQMNSMWAGDKIVQKKDINISIAVGTDESLFVPVIKNADEKSIKGIAREVKELAQKAKTGKLKGEEMQGGTFTVNNTGSFGSVQSMGIINYPQAAILQVESIVKRPVVMNNGMIAVRDMVNLCLSLDHRVLDGMICGKFLARVKENLETISKDNTSVY encoded by the coding sequence GTGGCAGTTGAAAAAATACTGATGCCTCAACTTGGAGAAAGTGTCACAGAAGGAACGATTGAAAAATGGCTCGTTGAAGTCGGTGATACTGTAAACAAATATGATCCAATTGCAGAGGTAAATACAGATAAAGTGAATGCGGAAGTACCTTCATCTTATTCAGGAGTTATTAAAGAACTAGTCGCTGGAGAAGGCGATACAATTGAAGTCGGTGAGCTTGTATGTTACATCGATGTTGAAGGTGGAGCTGCTAAAGAAGAAAAGCAGGAAGAGTCAACAGGTCAACAGGCGATTGAAAACATTTCTGAAGAAAAGAAAGAGCAGGATGAGGATCAACCGATGAAACGTCGCTACTCACCAGCAGTTCTTCGTATGTCTCAAGAGAATAATATCGACCTTGAACAAATTAGTGGTTCTGGTAAAGGTGGGCGTATTACTCGAAAAGATATTCAGAAGGTAATTGACTCAGGTGAAATTCCAGCACCAAAGCAAGAACAAACTCCTGCTGAAAACAAAAAAGAAGCGAAGAGTGAAGCACCTAAAGCTCCAAAAGCTCCATCTAAATCAGTGCCAGAATCAAAAGCCGCTGATGTTCCTGTTGCAGAAGGCGATATTGAGATTCCAGTGACAGGTGTTCGTCGCGCCATTGCAAACAATATGCTTCGCAGTAAGCATGAAGCTCCACATGCGTGGACAATGGTGGAAGTAGATGTAACAAATCTTGTGGAATACCGTAATGGGATTAAAGATGATTTCAAAAAGAAAGAAGGGTATGGTTTAACGTTCTTTGCTTTCTTTGTTAAAGCTGTCGTCGAAGCACTTAAAGAATTCCCTCAAATGAATTCGATGTGGGCTGGAGATAAAATCGTTCAGAAAAAAGATATTAATATTTCGATTGCGGTTGGAACAGATGAATCACTTTTCGTTCCGGTTATTAAGAACGCAGATGAGAAATCAATTAAAGGGATTGCTCGTGAAGTGAAAGAGCTCGCCCAAAAAGCAAAAACAGGTAAGCTCAAAGGTGAAGAAATGCAGGGTGGAACGTTTACCGTAAATAACACTGGCTCATTTGGCTCTGTTCAATCTATGGGCATTATTAATTATCCTCAAGCTGCTATTCTTCAAGTAGAGAGCATTGTGAAACGACCAGTCGTTATGAATAACGGGATGATTGCTGTCCGTGATATGGTAAATCTTTGCCTTTCTCTTGATCACAGAGTACTTGATGGCATGATTTGCGGTAAGTTTCTTGCTCGAGTTAAAGAAAACCTAGAAACAATCTCAAAAGATAACACATCTGTTTACTAA
- a CDS encoding alpha-ketoacid dehydrogenase subunit beta, whose amino-acid sequence MPVISYIQAITQALREEMQRDEKVFVLGEDVGVRGGVFRATDGLYDEFGEQRVIDTPLAESAIAGVGIGAAMYGMRPVAEMQFADFIMPAVNQIVSEAAKIRYRSNNDWNCPITIRAPYGGGVHGALYHSQSVEALFANVPGLKIVMPSTPYDAKGLLKAAIRDNDPVLFFEHKRAYRLIKGQVPEEEYTLPIGKADVKREGDDITVITYGLSVHFALQAAEKLEKDGISAHVLDLRTVYPLDRESIVEAAKKTGKVLLVTEDNKEGSIIGEVSAIIAEECLFDLDAPIQRLAGPDVPAMPYSPPMEKYFMLNPDKVEKAMRELAEY is encoded by the coding sequence ATGCCAGTTATTTCATATATTCAAGCGATAACCCAGGCTTTAAGAGAAGAAATGCAGCGCGATGAGAAAGTTTTTGTACTAGGCGAGGATGTTGGTGTACGCGGAGGAGTTTTCCGCGCAACGGACGGTCTTTATGACGAGTTTGGTGAACAACGTGTGATTGATACCCCACTTGCAGAATCGGCCATTGCTGGTGTTGGAATTGGTGCTGCCATGTACGGAATGAGACCTGTTGCAGAAATGCAGTTTGCAGATTTTATTATGCCTGCTGTTAACCAAATTGTATCTGAAGCAGCGAAGATTCGTTATCGGTCAAATAATGATTGGAATTGTCCTATTACAATACGTGCCCCTTATGGTGGTGGCGTTCACGGTGCACTTTATCATTCACAATCCGTCGAAGCGCTTTTTGCTAACGTCCCTGGACTTAAAATTGTTATGCCTTCTACCCCTTACGATGCAAAAGGGCTGTTAAAAGCTGCCATTCGTGATAACGATCCGGTTCTTTTCTTTGAGCATAAGCGTGCTTATCGGTTGATCAAAGGCCAAGTCCCTGAAGAAGAGTATACGCTTCCAATTGGAAAAGCTGATGTAAAACGTGAAGGTGACGATATTACAGTAATTACATACGGTCTAAGCGTGCACTTTGCTCTTCAAGCAGCAGAGAAGCTTGAAAAAGACGGTATTTCTGCACATGTTCTTGATCTTCGTACAGTTTACCCATTGGACCGTGAGTCCATTGTGGAAGCTGCGAAAAAGACAGGTAAAGTTCTTCTTGTTACGGAAGACAACAAAGAAGGAAGTATCATTGGTGAAGTTTCTGCCATTATTGCAGAAGAGTGTCTTTTTGATCTTGATGCGCCGATTCAGCGCTTAGCAGGACCGGATGTACCAGCTATGCCGTACTCCCCACCAATGGAGAAGTACTTTATGCTGAATCCTGACAAAGTAGAAAAAGCAATGCGAGAACTAGCAGAATACTAA
- a CDS encoding thiamine pyrophosphate-dependent dehydrogenase E1 component subunit alpha, protein MAENRHEALGLSDERVLEMFETMLMARKIDERMWLLNRAGKIPFVISCQGQEAAQVGSAFAMDPEKDFVAPYYRDMGVVLSFGMTAKDLMLSGFAKAEDPNSAGRQMPGHFGQKKNNIITGSSPVTTQVPHAVGFALAGRMEGKDLVTFCSFGEGSSNQGDFHEAANFAGVHKLPVLFVCENNKYAISVPVSKQLACEKVSDRAIGYGMPGVTVDGNDPLAVYEAAKEAVERGRRGDGPTLIETVSYRLTPHSSDDDDRAYRTREEVEEAKKKDAVITFAAYLKEVGVLTDEIEKEIHERVQKEVDEATEYAENADYAPAEDAMKYVYEE, encoded by the coding sequence ATGGCTGAAAATCGTCATGAAGCATTAGGACTTTCAGATGAGAGAGTGCTTGAAATGTTTGAAACAATGTTAATGGCTCGTAAAATCGATGAGCGCATGTGGTTACTTAATCGCGCTGGTAAAATCCCTTTCGTTATTTCCTGTCAGGGACAAGAAGCGGCTCAGGTTGGATCTGCATTTGCAATGGATCCAGAGAAAGATTTTGTTGCACCGTATTACCGTGATATGGGCGTAGTCCTTTCTTTCGGCATGACAGCAAAAGATCTGATGCTCTCAGGTTTCGCTAAAGCAGAAGATCCAAACTCAGCAGGTCGTCAAATGCCGGGTCACTTTGGACAGAAGAAGAACAACATCATCACTGGCTCTTCACCTGTAACAACTCAGGTGCCTCATGCAGTTGGTTTTGCTCTAGCGGGTCGCATGGAAGGGAAAGACCTTGTAACGTTCTGTTCGTTTGGAGAAGGCTCATCTAATCAGGGAGATTTTCATGAGGCGGCTAACTTTGCAGGCGTTCATAAGTTACCAGTGCTATTCGTTTGTGAAAACAACAAATACGCGATTTCAGTACCAGTTTCAAAGCAGTTAGCTTGTGAGAAAGTTTCTGATCGCGCGATTGGTTATGGCATGCCTGGTGTAACGGTTGATGGAAATGATCCACTTGCTGTTTATGAAGCTGCGAAAGAAGCGGTAGAAAGAGGGCGCCGAGGTGATGGCCCAACATTGATTGAGACTGTATCTTATCGTTTAACACCTCACTCAAGTGATGACGATGATCGCGCTTATCGTACGCGTGAAGAAGTTGAAGAAGCGAAGAAAAAGGATGCTGTTATTACGTTTGCAGCTTATTTAAAAGAAGTAGGCGTTTTGACTGATGAAATTGAAAAAGAAATTCATGAGCGTGTTCAAAAAGAAGTAGATGAAGCAACAGAGTACGCAGAAAATGCAGACTATGCACCAGCTGAAGATGCAATGAAGTATGTATACGAAGAGTAA